In Bacteroidia bacterium, the genomic stretch AAGAGAGATGACTTAATAGGGCGTTTGATAGATACTAAATATAATATGACACATATTAGACTCCCTGCTTTGTACGACGGGTTAGACGCTTATGGAAGTCCGGAATCACATCAAAAAGAAATTGACACTCCACTATGGGATGAGTTTGGATATGATTATTACGACGAAATACGACGTTCAAATGAGTACACGTGGCAGAGCTTATATCAAGGTTTACCAATTTCACGTGGAAATGCTATATTCAAAGATGTAACATTCTATAATTCTTTGCCGTCTGAATATAAAGTACAAATCGGTGTGGATTTGGCATACTCAGAACGTACCAAAAGTGATTATTCCGTTGCCGTCGTAATTGCAGTAGCTAATCAGAAGTATTATATATTAGATGTCATAAGGTGGCAAAAAGAATTTAACTACTCAATTGATATACTGCAAAACCTTTATAACAAGTATGTAAGTAAAATTGCAATGGAAAATAACGGAGTTCAAAAAGCTATTTGTGATATGGTTGAATCTAAGTTAGGTTATAACCGTATAAAACGGATTAATCCGACACAGGACAAAGTAGCACGTGCAACAGATTTTAGCAGTCAATGGAATTTAGGTAATGTCTTAGTTCCAAACCCTGAAATATATCCAAACAATTGGTTAAGTGATTACATAGAAGAAATGCAGAGTTTTACAGGTATTAAAGATAAACACGATGACCAAGTTGACGCTTCTGTTTATGCTTTTATGAATAAAGGAATTGAGTTGGGTGATATGATTATGATATAAATTAGTTTACAATAAAATATTTATTGTTATTTTCGTGTTAGAAAAAAAAATGAGTACGAAAAATGAATAAAGTTCAAAGATTTTTAGCTGAAAAGATAAGTGGGATAGACGTCGATAACTTGCTAAACAAACAGCAAGTAAATGAATTATTAGAGAAAAAAGAAAACGACTTAGCACAGTATTTAACAACTATAAGCTCGTTTAATAATCTTTTTAGTAGTGTAATGATAGACAATCCCAAAAAAGTCAAAATTTTCGGCGGTTGGGTCTTTGCGTGTATCAATACCACTAACAATTATGTTAGTCAATTAAATTTTTACCCTGAAAAATTAACTAATGACGGTTATGTTCCATACCCTCAAGACCATTGGATTAATTATCTGTTTAACCACGTCAATCAATTGTATTCATTCAACACTCTTAAAAGAATTATTTCAGATAGTATCCAAAGAACCGGTAAAGCATTTGTTTGGGTCCCGGCAGAAAAATTGCCTTATGCAATGTATTTTCTTAGGACTGAAAATGTTACGATACAGACTTCAAGCGATAAAATGATAGAAAAATTCATATTCAACGGCAATGGTAAAACATTAGAGATATTACCTGAAAATATGATATACATAAAAACATTAAGTTTAGATAGATTTGAAAGCAGCTTGTTCGACGGCGTACCGGTTAAGATAAATGCCGCTATGGACACGATATTAACTGCAGGGGAAAAAAAGATATTTGCACGTGATTATATGACACGTGAAGGTTCAGAGCCTTATATCTTAAAAGCTACGCAGGAATTTGACACGACACAGTTGAGCAACTTCCTCGAAAATGTTCGCAACAAAGTACCGGAAGCATTTAGACCAAAAACTTATATTCCTTTTGGAATGGATATTGCAAACTTAACAGCCGGTACAAATGCGACAACGGCAAATGATGTCAATTACTCTGAAATGGTGGACGAAATATGTGCTATTATGGGTGTTGCTAAGGATATGAT encodes the following:
- the terL gene encoding phage terminase large subunit, which produces KRDDLIGRLIDTKYNMTHIRLPALYDGLDAYGSPESHQKEIDTPLWDEFGYDYYDEIRRSNEYTWQSLYQGLPISRGNAIFKDVTFYNSLPSEYKVQIGVDLAYSERTKSDYSVAVVIAVANQKYYILDVIRWQKEFNYSIDILQNLYNKYVSKIAMENNGVQKAICDMVESKLGYNRIKRINPTQDKVARATDFSSQWNLGNVLVPNPEIYPNNWLSDYIEEMQSFTGIKDKHDDQVDASVYAFMNKGIELGDMIMI